In the Muricauda sp. MAR_2010_75 genome, one interval contains:
- a CDS encoding 1-acyl-sn-glycerol-3-phosphate acyltransferase: MHTLAKFIYYRILGWKLNGTFPNLDQCVVIVVPHTHWIDFFLGLLVRKVVNQEINYIGKKSLFKPPFGWFFRWTGGAPVDRSKNSNTVDSVVQIFKERKIFRFALAPEGTRKKVDHLRTGFYHIAKKAKVPIVMVAFDFGKKEVKISEPFHPTDNQQADFKRIHNFYKGVVGKIAEYSF, encoded by the coding sequence ATGCACACGCTGGCCAAGTTTATTTACTATAGAATTCTGGGCTGGAAACTGAACGGAACTTTTCCCAATTTGGATCAATGTGTGGTCATTGTGGTACCTCATACGCATTGGATTGATTTTTTTCTGGGATTGTTGGTCCGAAAAGTGGTCAACCAAGAAATCAACTACATTGGAAAAAAAAGTCTGTTCAAACCTCCGTTCGGATGGTTTTTTAGATGGACAGGGGGAGCGCCCGTAGATCGTTCCAAAAATTCAAATACTGTGGACAGTGTTGTCCAGATTTTTAAGGAAAGAAAAATATTCCGATTTGCCTTGGCTCCAGAAGGTACCCGAAAAAAAGTTGACCACCTACGAACCGGTTTTTACCATATCGCCAAAAAGGCCAAAGTACCCATTGTCATGGTTGCTTTTGATTTTGGAAAAAAGGAAGTGAAAATTTCCGAACCATTCCACCCTACCGATAATCAGCAAGCGGATTTTAAAAGAATCCACAATTTCTACAAAGGGGTAGTGGGAAAAATTGCAGAGTATAGTTTTTAG